A window from Montipora capricornis isolate CH-2021 chromosome 7, ASM3666992v2, whole genome shotgun sequence encodes these proteins:
- the LOC138055297 gene encoding uncharacterized protein: MGILISTEKRLAKNKEHADVYQNQIEDMIEREVARKLSLTELKNYKGPIHYISHHEVLKPDSKSTPVRIVFNSSARYMGHMLNDYWTKGPHLLNDLLGVLIRFRKNNIAMIGDIKKMYHTVKIKTIEQHTHSFYGEIWTLEDHQTRM; the protein is encoded by the coding sequence ATGGGAATTCTCATATCAACTGAAAAAAGATTAGCAAAAAATAAAGAACACGCTGACGTTTATCAGAATCAGATTGAAGATATGATCGAACGAGAGGTCGCACGAAAACTCTCGCTAACAGAACTGAAAAACTACAAAGGACCAATTCACTACATTTCTCATCATGAGGTTTTGAAGCCAGATTCCAAGTCAACTCCAGTAAGAATCGTGTTTAATAGCAGCGCACGTTACATGGGACACATGCTCAATGACTACTGGACTAAAGGACCACACTTACTTAATGATCTCTTGGGAGTACTCATAAGGTTCAGAAAAAACAACATTGCAATGATAGGTGATATCAAGAAAATGTATCACACAGTCAAGATCAAAACTATTGAGCAACATACACATAGTTTCTATGGAGAGATATGGACACTGGAAGACCACCAGACACGGATGTAA